A window of the Polaribacter sp. HaHaR_3_91 genome harbors these coding sequences:
- a CDS encoding AMP-binding protein: MKIDKFHSNFQLNEVSFASVDEILSYTSRFSDEIYPFLESWFSADAFITVKTSGSTGVPKNIKLHKKQMINSALATGSFFDLKENTTALLCLPTEYIAGKMMLIRALILGWHLDMVAPSSYPLRGIKKQYDFSAMVPLQLENSIKSLNLIKKLIVGGGVVSSQLQDKIQASNCSVFATYGMTETITHIAVKRLNSFSSLQNNNSNESFQKDFYKTLPNVEIYKDVRNCLVIKAPKVSNEVIFTNDIIHLVSDDQFEWLGRLDNVINSGGVKLHPEKIEEKLSKIISKRFFVAGISDDKLGQKLVLMIEQPFASLDEEVALKLKIKQLKTLTKFEIPKEIYFVASFIDTETNKIQRTKTLGLLK, from the coding sequence TTGAAAATAGATAAGTTTCATAGCAACTTTCAATTAAATGAGGTTTCATTTGCTTCTGTAGATGAAATTCTATCGTATACATCTCGTTTTTCTGATGAAATATATCCATTTTTAGAAAGTTGGTTTTCAGCCGATGCTTTTATTACAGTGAAAACTTCTGGTTCTACAGGTGTTCCAAAAAACATAAAATTGCATAAAAAGCAGATGATCAATTCTGCTTTGGCTACTGGTAGTTTTTTTGATTTAAAAGAAAATACAACAGCATTGTTATGTTTGCCTACAGAATACATTGCGGGTAAAATGATGTTGATTCGTGCTTTAATCTTAGGCTGGCATTTAGATATGGTAGCACCATCTTCTTATCCACTACGTGGGATAAAAAAACAGTATGATTTTTCTGCAATGGTTCCGTTACAGTTGGAGAATTCTATCAAGTCTTTAAATTTAATTAAAAAATTAATTGTTGGTGGAGGCGTAGTTTCTAGTCAATTACAAGATAAAATTCAGGCTTCTAATTGTAGTGTTTTTGCAACTTACGGGATGACGGAAACCATTACTCATATTGCCGTTAAAAGGTTGAATAGTTTTTCATCATTACAAAACAATAATAGTAATGAATCTTTTCAAAAGGACTTTTATAAAACACTACCAAATGTAGAAATCTATAAAGATGTTAGAAACTGTCTGGTAATTAAAGCGCCAAAGGTTTCCAATGAAGTGATTTTTACAAATGATATCATTCATTTAGTTTCTGATGATCAATTTGAATGGTTAGGTCGTTTAGATAATGTAATAAACTCAGGAGGAGTAAAATTGCATCCAGAAAAAATAGAAGAAAAGTTATCGAAAATAATAAGCAAACGTTTTTTTGTTGCAGGTATATCAGATGATAAGCTAGGGCAGAAGCTTGTTTTAATGATAGAACAACCATTTGCATCATTAGATGAAGAAGTAGCCTTAAAATTAAAAATAAAGCAATTAAAAACACTTACTAAATTCGAGATTCCAAAAGAAATTTATTTTGTTGCTAGTTTTATAGATACCGAAACAAATAAAATTCAACGTACCAAGACCTTAGGTTTATTAAAATAA
- a CDS encoding thioredoxin family protein, with protein sequence MKKVILGFTICFFSITYIVAQEHPIEKQEVNIEDSVHINWEPSFNDALKKSKKENKPVLIYFTGSDWCGPCIILDKKLFHTEKFKAIADKDLVLYEADSPRNVDLISAETLEVNNELKRKFKIRSFPTLVFVNHKGKMIGYKKGLILTDYYYPFIQSVIENY encoded by the coding sequence ATGAAAAAAGTTATTTTAGGATTTACTATTTGTTTTTTTTCCATTACATATATTGTAGCACAAGAACACCCAATAGAAAAGCAAGAAGTTAATATAGAAGATTCAGTTCATATAAACTGGGAACCTTCTTTTAACGATGCTTTAAAGAAGTCTAAAAAAGAAAATAAACCAGTACTTATTTATTTTACAGGATCAGATTGGTGTGGTCCCTGTATTATTTTAGATAAGAAACTTTTTCATACAGAAAAATTTAAGGCTATAGCAGATAAAGATTTAGTATTGTATGAGGCAGATAGTCCTAGAAATGTAGATTTAATTTCTGCGGAGACTTTAGAAGTAAATAATGAATTAAAGAGAAAATTTAAAATAAGATCTTTTCCTACGTTAGTGTTTGTAAATCATAAAGGTAAAATGATCGGCTATAAAAAAGGATTAATTCTTACCGATTATTATTATCCTTTTATTCAATCTGTTATCGAAAATTATTAA
- a CDS encoding OmpA family protein — protein MKKILLSATLLMFGAAAFAQDLPQNPEPGKCYVRCKTPEVWKNEDVTIEVAPAYKKIVTHPAEYNTITERVLIKEAGQRLVVVPAVWENKTVSYTAKVDANKLSVVNATFNSDSQTIETKAASANWEMSEKAPDCESSDPNDCRYWCFVPVAAQYVTVPLTKLDKDATTVSNKVPGYDKTYTTKVMVTPPTTKSIEIPAEYGSINKTVLVKDAWQEEVTVDAKYKTVTKEILVNKGGLTTWKEVECELVNNTILPINWNLGSATLTSTAKGIIDTRLLPVLKTGVSVALESHTDSRGTKSSNQDLSERRAQAVTNYLISKGINPSKLTGNGYGEAKLTNRCADGVSCTEAQHRANRRTTFRVVNEK, from the coding sequence ATGAAAAAAATTTTACTAAGTGCTACATTATTAATGTTTGGAGCAGCAGCGTTTGCTCAAGACTTACCACAGAATCCAGAACCAGGAAAGTGTTATGTTCGATGTAAAACTCCAGAAGTTTGGAAAAACGAAGATGTAACGATAGAAGTAGCTCCGGCTTACAAAAAAATTGTTACACATCCTGCAGAATACAACACAATAACAGAAAGAGTTCTAATTAAAGAAGCTGGACAACGTTTAGTTGTTGTACCTGCTGTATGGGAAAACAAAACAGTTAGCTATACTGCCAAAGTAGATGCAAATAAGTTAAGTGTAGTTAATGCTACTTTTAATTCAGATTCTCAAACAATAGAAACAAAAGCTGCTTCTGCTAATTGGGAAATGAGTGAAAAAGCACCTGATTGTGAATCTAGCGACCCTAACGACTGTAGATACTGGTGTTTTGTACCTGTTGCTGCTCAATATGTAACAGTACCTTTAACTAAATTAGATAAAGACGCAACTACTGTATCTAACAAAGTTCCTGGATATGATAAAACATATACTACTAAAGTAATGGTAACGCCACCAACTACTAAATCTATTGAAATTCCTGCAGAATACGGAAGCATCAATAAAACAGTTTTAGTAAAAGATGCATGGCAAGAAGAAGTTACTGTTGATGCTAAATACAAAACAGTTACTAAAGAAATTTTAGTTAATAAAGGAGGCTTAACAACTTGGAAAGAGGTTGAATGTGAATTAGTAAACAATACAATTTTACCAATTAACTGGAATTTAGGAAGCGCTACTTTAACTTCTACAGCTAAAGGAATTATCGATACAAGATTATTACCTGTTTTAAAAACTGGTGTATCTGTAGCTTTAGAATCTCATACAGACTCTAGAGGTACTAAATCATCTAACCAAGACTTGTCTGAAAGAAGAGCTCAAGCAGTAACTAACTATTTAATTTCTAAAGGTATTAACCCAAGTAAATTAACTGGTAATGGTTACGGTGAAGCTAAATTAACTAACAGATGTGCTGATGGTGTTTCTTGTACAGAAGCGCAACACAGAGCTAATAGAAGAACTACATTTAGAGTAGTGAATGAAAAATAA
- a CDS encoding Ppx/GppA phosphatase family protein has product MLEIKKYGAIDIGSNAIRLLISNVIVSDDKEPQFKKSSLVRVPIRLGADAFVGGIICEKNITRMINAMEAFKLLMDVNGVERYKACATSAMREAENGKEVVEKIFKETGVKIDIIGGKEEAAIISSTDLNQLIQGDNSYLYVDVGGGSTEFTIFSEGKILTSKSFKMGTVRLLSNKKAVNKEMFANVEKWIKKNTKDLKKVSLIGSGGNINKLFKMSGRAEGKPISYIYLNAQYQFLKQMTYDERISELSLNPDRADVIIPATKIYLSAMKWSGARKIYVPKIGLSDGIIKSLFYNKL; this is encoded by the coding sequence TTGTTAGAAATTAAAAAATATGGAGCTATAGACATTGGATCAAATGCAATTAGATTACTAATATCCAACGTTATAGTATCTGACGACAAAGAGCCTCAGTTTAAAAAATCTTCTTTAGTACGTGTTCCTATTCGTTTAGGAGCAGATGCTTTTGTTGGCGGAATTATCTGCGAGAAAAACATTACCAGAATGATTAATGCTATGGAAGCATTTAAATTATTAATGGATGTAAATGGTGTAGAAAGGTATAAAGCCTGTGCAACCTCTGCAATGAGAGAAGCAGAAAACGGTAAGGAAGTTGTTGAAAAAATTTTTAAAGAAACTGGTGTAAAAATTGATATTATTGGTGGTAAAGAAGAAGCCGCTATAATTTCATCTACAGATCTAAATCAATTAATACAAGGTGATAATTCTTACCTTTATGTTGATGTTGGTGGTGGTAGTACAGAGTTTACCATATTTTCTGAAGGTAAAATTCTTACTTCAAAATCTTTTAAAATGGGAACAGTACGTTTGTTAAGTAACAAAAAAGCTGTGAACAAAGAAATGTTTGCCAACGTAGAAAAATGGATAAAGAAAAATACTAAAGATTTAAAGAAAGTATCTTTAATTGGTTCTGGCGGTAACATTAATAAGTTATTTAAAATGTCTGGACGAGCAGAAGGAAAACCTATTTCTTATATTTATCTAAATGCTCAATATCAATTCTTAAAACAAATGACTTATGATGAACGCATTTCTGAGTTAAGTTTAAACCCAGATAGAGCAGATGTTATTATACCAGCAACCAAAATTTACTTGTCTGCTATGAAATGGAGTGGCGCTAGAAAAATTTATGTTCCTAAAATTGGACTTTCTGACGGAATAATTAAAAGCTTATTTTACAATAAGTTGTAA
- a CDS encoding histidine phosphatase family protein — MKTLYIVRHAKSSWEYSGIEDIDRPLKKRGIKDAHLMSKFLSTEIDRPDVFVSSSANRALHTSIIFCENFEFPLSNLQVKRQLYSFSDGYLVKTVNALDDGFNSAIIFSHDHGINTFVNKFGNKPISHVSTCGVVGIQFEDKHWKNIKKGKTFMIEFPKNHK, encoded by the coding sequence ATGAAAACTTTATACATTGTTAGACATGCAAAATCTTCTTGGGAATACTCAGGAATAGAAGATATTGACAGACCTCTAAAAAAACGCGGCATAAAAGACGCACATTTAATGTCTAAATTCTTATCAACAGAAATAGACAGACCAGATGTTTTTGTATCAAGTAGTGCCAATAGAGCATTACATACATCAATTATTTTTTGTGAAAACTTCGAGTTTCCTTTATCAAACCTTCAAGTAAAAAGACAATTATATAGCTTTAGTGATGGTTATTTGGTAAAAACAGTAAATGCTTTAGATGACGGCTTTAATTCTGCCATCATTTTTAGTCATGATCACGGTATCAATACCTTTGTAAATAAGTTTGGTAACAAACCTATTTCGCATGTATCAACTTGCGGAGTTGTAGGTATTCAGTTCGAAGATAAACATTGGAAAAACATAAAAAAAGGGAAAACGTTTATGATAGAATTCCCTAAGAACCATAAATAA
- the pdxH gene encoding pyridoxamine 5'-phosphate oxidase, with translation MSKDLSNYRKSYEKQELLESTCPENPMEFFQTWFLKADTSNMVDESNAMTVSSIGLDGFPKSRVVLLKKFTWEGFIFYTNYNSEKGKAIAANNNICLSFFWPALEQQIIIKGNAEILAENLSDGYFESRPDGSKLGAWASNQSDIVTSREELDGNLKTFENKFEGKEILRPKHWGGYLVKPISIEFWQGRPNRMHDRIRYTLEEDFSWKKERLAP, from the coding sequence ATGTCTAAAGATTTAAGTAATTACAGAAAATCCTACGAAAAACAAGAACTTTTAGAAAGTACTTGTCCAGAAAATCCTATGGAATTTTTCCAAACTTGGTTTCTAAAAGCCGATACATCAAACATGGTAGATGAAAGTAATGCCATGACTGTATCTTCCATTGGTTTAGATGGTTTTCCTAAAAGCAGAGTTGTTTTATTAAAAAAGTTCACTTGGGAAGGTTTTATTTTTTACACCAATTACAATTCAGAAAAAGGAAAAGCAATTGCAGCCAATAACAATATCTGTTTATCTTTCTTCTGGCCTGCGCTAGAACAACAAATTATTATAAAAGGAAACGCAGAAATATTAGCCGAAAACTTATCTGACGGTTATTTTGAATCTAGACCAGACGGTAGCAAATTAGGTGCTTGGGCATCTAACCAAAGTGATATAGTTACTTCTAGAGAAGAATTAGATGGTAACCTAAAAACTTTTGAAAACAAATTTGAAGGAAAAGAAATACTAAGACCTAAGCATTGGGGAGGTTATTTGGTAAAACCAATTTCTATAGAATTTTGGCAAGGGAGACCAAATAGAATGCATGACAGAATAAGATATACCTTAGAAGAAGATTTTTCTTGGAAAAAAGAAAGATTAGCACCATAA
- a CDS encoding NAD(P)-dependent oxidoreductase, which yields MKKSISIIGSGPSTLLLAAFLDTKKFDITIYEKNKTAGRKLLVAGKGGFNLTHSEPILDFIERYTPNDVLKDALLSFTNDDFRNWLQSIGIPTYIGSSKRIYPEEGIKPIIVLNTILNHLKGKGIVFKYEHTFSGWDAENNLIVNDAIIHSDYTIFSLGGASWKITGSDGSWLETFQEKGVNTTPFEASNCAFKIDWNLDFIKENEGNPLKNIAISCADKTQKGEAVITKFGIEGNAIYALSPQIRTQLKSEEKAMVYIDFKPTFSLEEVSNKIINPSFKNTTQILKKGLKLSTSQIELLKMHLSKEAYLDATILSKYIKKFPIEITGLGKLNAAISTVGGIELNAVDTHFQLHKIPNQFCIGEMLNWDAPTGGYLIQGCASSGVYLAKHINKNL from the coding sequence ATGAAAAAATCAATTTCAATTATTGGCTCCGGACCTTCTACCCTACTTTTAGCCGCTTTTTTAGATACCAAAAAATTTGATATTACTATTTATGAAAAAAATAAAACAGCAGGAAGAAAACTATTAGTCGCAGGAAAAGGTGGCTTTAATTTGACACATTCAGAACCTATTCTAGATTTTATTGAACGCTATACTCCTAATGATGTTTTAAAAGATGCTTTACTAAGTTTCACCAATGATGATTTTAGAAATTGGTTACAATCCATAGGAATTCCTACGTATATTGGTAGTAGCAAAAGAATTTATCCAGAAGAAGGTATAAAACCAATTATTGTTTTAAATACTATTTTAAATCATTTAAAAGGAAAAGGAATTGTTTTTAAATACGAACATACTTTTTCTGGTTGGGATGCAGAAAATAATTTAATAGTTAATGATGCAATTATTCATTCTGATTATACCATTTTCTCTTTAGGCGGTGCAAGTTGGAAAATTACTGGTTCTGACGGAAGTTGGTTAGAAACGTTTCAAGAAAAAGGTGTAAACACGACTCCGTTTGAAGCTTCTAATTGTGCTTTTAAAATTGATTGGAATCTAGATTTCATCAAAGAAAACGAAGGAAACCCTTTAAAAAACATTGCTATTTCTTGTGCTGACAAAACACAAAAAGGAGAAGCTGTAATTACCAAATTTGGAATAGAAGGAAATGCTATTTACGCATTGAGTCCGCAGATTAGAACACAACTAAAATCCGAAGAAAAAGCAATGGTTTACATCGATTTTAAACCTACTTTTTCACTAGAAGAAGTGAGCAATAAAATTATAAATCCCTCTTTTAAAAACACCACACAAATTTTAAAAAAAGGATTAAAATTAAGCACTTCTCAAATAGAGTTACTTAAAATGCATCTTTCTAAAGAAGCATATCTAGATGCAACAATTTTATCAAAATATATTAAAAAATTTCCTATAGAAATTACAGGCTTAGGAAAGTTAAATGCTGCCATCTCTACGGTTGGTGGAATTGAATTAAATGCAGTAGACACTCATTTTCAGCTACATAAAATTCCAAATCAATTTTGTATTGGAGAAATGTTAAATTGGGATGCTCCAACTGGAGGATATTTAATTCAAGGTTGTGCAAGTTCTGGAGTTTATCTTGCAAAACATATCAATAAAAATCTTTAA
- a CDS encoding retropepsin-like aspartic protease: MNNRIIAFFIIILLSSCVTYNYKKQGFVTKKEYLKEIPFTYENGFIFIPVTIQEKEYNFLLDTGAELNLIAPTISSELNVKQLKKGTVSNGSDSVKKVERVQINSIKIAGIEFRETVSLIWDVSKFGKYIRCKKIDGIIGNNLMRKANWQIDYQKQTIRITDNSERFEISSNSKKVKMNSEEVGNIHFNLKIGQKSNYFTFDTGFNGFIQTGDTTLLKNNPSITKVGIKGFNFTGAKQGETHFKKLDSFQINEQLFKQPSYLLIKPGNSSLLGNDFYENYTITIDWKNDYLILDKTEKLDSILPNIYEVGFFTDYENNTVTVANIYDKSKLVGKIKPNSKVLKINNIDLIELKITGKFCDLWKKEWKKLITNDILKIVIESDGIQQTVEINKIKTPW; the protein is encoded by the coding sequence ATGAACAACAGAATAATAGCCTTTTTTATAATTATCTTATTAAGTAGTTGCGTAACATACAATTATAAAAAACAGGGGTTTGTAACCAAGAAAGAATACTTAAAAGAAATTCCTTTTACCTACGAAAACGGATTTATATTTATACCAGTAACAATTCAAGAAAAAGAGTATAATTTCCTTCTTGATACAGGAGCTGAATTAAACCTAATTGCCCCAACAATATCAAGTGAATTAAATGTAAAACAGCTAAAAAAAGGAACTGTTTCAAATGGTAGTGATTCAGTAAAAAAAGTAGAGAGAGTTCAAATAAATTCTATAAAAATAGCAGGTATTGAATTCCGGGAGACTGTTAGTTTAATTTGGGACGTATCTAAATTTGGAAAATATATTAGATGTAAAAAAATAGACGGTATCATTGGAAATAATTTGATGAGAAAAGCCAATTGGCAAATAGATTATCAAAAGCAAACTATTAGAATTACAGATAACAGTGAAAGATTTGAAATATCAAGTAATTCTAAAAAAGTAAAAATGAATTCTGAAGAGGTTGGTAATATTCATTTTAACCTAAAAATAGGTCAAAAATCAAATTATTTTACTTTTGACACTGGGTTTAATGGCTTTATTCAAACAGGAGATACAACTTTATTAAAAAACAATCCGTCGATTACAAAGGTTGGAATAAAAGGTTTTAATTTTACAGGAGCAAAACAAGGAGAGACACACTTTAAAAAGCTAGATAGTTTTCAAATAAACGAACAACTATTTAAGCAACCTTCTTACCTCTTAATTAAACCAGGAAACTCTTCCCTTTTAGGTAATGACTTTTATGAAAACTACACCATTACAATAGACTGGAAAAATGATTATTTAATTTTAGATAAGACAGAAAAATTAGATTCTATTCTGCCAAATATTTACGAAGTTGGTTTTTTTACAGATTATGAAAATAATACAGTTACAGTAGCTAACATATATGATAAAAGCAAACTGGTTGGAAAAATAAAGCCGAATTCAAAAGTGCTAAAAATCAACAATATAGATTTAATTGAGTTAAAAATAACAGGTAAATTCTGTGACTTGTGGAAAAAAGAATGGAAAAAGTTAATTACCAACGACATTTTAAAAATTGTTATAGAATCTGATGGAATACAACAAACAGTAGAGATAAACAAAATTAAAACACCTTGGTAA
- a CDS encoding sodium:solute symporter: MQPLYILLLIVAYFTVLIGISYLTGKSADNKTFFKADNASPWYLVAFGMIGASLSGVTFISVPGWVETDSMSYFQMVLGYVVGYAIIGLVLLPLYYKLNLTSIYTYLQDRFGNYSYKTGASFFLLSRIVGAAFRLFLVANVLQAILFDAYGVPFWVTVSITILLIWLYTFKGGIKTIVWTDTLQTLFMLIAVGVCIYTISSEMKIDNLFTYVADSKMSKTFFFDDIKAGNYFWKQFLSGAFIAVVMTGLDQDMMQKNLTCRNLKDAQKNMFWFTIVLVIVNFFFLALGVLLTDYAQQAGIEAHKDELFPIIATQGNLGLATALFFLLGLIAAAYSSADSALTSLTTSFSIDILEIDKKKDKDEQEKIRKKIHIIFSFVLIATILIFKYFIADASVIAKIFTFAGYTYGPLLGLYAFGMFTKIKVKDKLIPAICIIAPILTYVISYYSKQKLGFDFGFFVLVLNGLLTFIGLYLAKK; this comes from the coding sequence ATGCAACCACTTTACATACTACTATTAATAGTCGCTTATTTTACCGTATTAATCGGTATTTCTTACCTCACCGGAAAATCTGCAGACAACAAAACCTTTTTTAAAGCAGACAACGCTTCACCTTGGTATTTAGTTGCCTTTGGTATGATTGGTGCTTCACTTTCTGGAGTTACCTTTATTTCGGTTCCTGGTTGGGTAGAAACAGATTCTATGAGCTATTTTCAAATGGTTTTGGGTTATGTTGTTGGATATGCCATTATTGGTTTGGTTTTACTTCCGTTGTATTACAAACTAAATTTAACGTCTATATACACCTATTTACAAGATCGTTTTGGTAATTATTCTTACAAAACTGGTGCTAGTTTCTTTTTACTTTCTAGAATAGTTGGCGCTGCATTCAGACTCTTTTTAGTAGCAAATGTGTTACAAGCAATTTTATTTGACGCTTACGGAGTTCCGTTTTGGGTAACCGTTTCTATCACAATTCTCTTAATTTGGTTATATACTTTTAAAGGAGGTATCAAAACCATTGTTTGGACGGACACTTTACAAACCTTATTTATGCTAATTGCAGTAGGCGTTTGTATTTACACCATTTCAAGCGAAATGAAAATTGACAATCTATTTACCTATGTTGCCGATAGTAAAATGTCTAAAACCTTCTTTTTTGATGATATAAAGGCTGGAAATTATTTCTGGAAACAATTTTTATCTGGTGCATTTATTGCCGTTGTAATGACCGGTTTAGACCAAGATATGATGCAAAAAAACTTAACCTGTAGAAATTTAAAAGATGCTCAGAAAAATATGTTTTGGTTTACCATTGTGTTGGTAATTGTCAACTTTTTCTTTTTAGCTTTAGGTGTTTTATTAACAGATTACGCACAACAAGCAGGAATTGAAGCACACAAAGACGAGCTTTTTCCTATTATTGCAACACAAGGAAACTTAGGTTTGGCTACTGCTCTATTCTTTTTATTGGGTTTAATTGCAGCAGCTTATTCTAGTGCAGACTCTGCGCTAACATCTTTAACTACTTCTTTTAGTATTGATATTTTAGAGATTGATAAAAAGAAGGATAAAGATGAACAAGAAAAAATAAGAAAGAAGATTCATATTATTTTCTCTTTTGTCTTGATTGCAACCATTTTAATCTTTAAATATTTTATTGCAGATGCAAGTGTTATTGCTAAAATATTCACATTTGCAGGCTATACATACGGACCTTTATTAGGTTTATATGCTTTTGGAATGTTTACCAAAATAAAAGTAAAAGATAAATTAATACCTGCCATTTGTATAATTGCTCCGATTCTTACGTATGTAATTAGTTATTATTCTAAACAAAAATTAGGTTTTGACTTTGGCTTTTTTGTGTTGGTTTTAAATGGCCTTTTAACTTTTATTGGACTGTATTTAGCGAAGAAGTAA
- the recR gene encoding recombination mediator RecR: MDFSSKLLENAVNEVSRLPGIGKRTALRLVLHLLKQPSDNTKFLSEALLHLRNDVKNCEKCHNISDTALCDICNNVKRKPEIVCVVEDIRDVMAIESTSQFNGLYHVLGGKISPIEGIGPQNLKIESLVKKVESGEVKELIFALSSTMEGDTTNFYIFKQIEKFEITTSTIARGISVGDELEYADEVTLGRSIVNRIPFEQSIRG, from the coding sequence ATGGATTTTTCATCAAAACTTTTAGAAAACGCCGTAAATGAGGTGTCTCGTTTACCCGGAATTGGTAAGAGAACTGCATTGCGTTTGGTATTACATTTATTAAAACAACCTTCGGACAATACAAAGTTTCTATCGGAAGCTTTATTGCATTTAAGAAATGATGTAAAGAATTGTGAAAAGTGTCATAATATTTCTGATACAGCTTTGTGTGATATTTGCAATAATGTAAAAAGAAAGCCGGAGATTGTCTGTGTGGTAGAAGATATTAGGGATGTTATGGCGATAGAAAGTACATCTCAATTTAATGGATTGTACCATGTTTTGGGAGGAAAAATTTCTCCGATTGAAGGAATTGGTCCTCAGAATTTAAAAATAGAAAGTTTAGTTAAAAAAGTAGAAAGCGGAGAAGTAAAAGAGTTGATTTTTGCTTTAAGTTCTACGATGGAAGGTGATACGACTAACTTTTATATTTTTAAACAAATAGAAAAATTTGAGATTACAACATCTACAATTGCACGAGGAATTTCTGTGGGTGATGAATTAGAATATGCAGATGAAGTTACTCTAGGTAGGTCTATTGTAAATAGAATTCCGTTTGAACAAAGTATAAGAGGGTAA
- a CDS encoding CopD family protein, protein MDFLYVKALHIIFVVTWFAGLFYIVRLFMYHVEAEKKPEPAKEILQTQYKLMSKRLWYIITWPSAILASFFAFWMLYKNPVYLEMPWMHIKLTFVLALYVYHGLCHKIYKQLQNDVIKYTAFKLRIINEAPTIILFAVVFLVTLKSAINWIWGVVGIILFGVILMLGIRLYKKIREKRSWEKAEREVLESDDKKE, encoded by the coding sequence ATGGATTTCCTATACGTAAAAGCACTTCACATTATTTTTGTTGTTACTTGGTTTGCAGGGTTATTTTACATTGTTCGTCTATTTATGTATCACGTAGAAGCAGAAAAAAAACCAGAACCTGCTAAAGAAATTTTACAAACTCAATACAAATTAATGAGCAAAAGATTGTGGTATATAATTACCTGGCCCTCTGCTATTTTAGCAAGTTTTTTTGCTTTCTGGATGTTGTATAAAAATCCTGTTTATTTAGAAATGCCTTGGATGCACATAAAACTTACTTTTGTTTTAGCATTATATGTTTATCACGGCTTATGTCATAAAATATACAAACAGCTACAGAATGATGTTATAAAATACACAGCATTCAAATTAAGAATTATAAACGAAGCACCAACAATTATTTTATTTGCAGTAGTCTTTTTAGTAACACTAAAATCTGCCATAAATTGGATTTGGGGCGTTGTAGGTATTATCCTTTTTGGAGTAATATTGATGTTAGGGATTAGACTCTACAAAAAAATAAGAGAAAAAAGATCTTGGGAAAAAGCTGAGAGAGAAGTTTTGGAAAGTGATGATAAAAAAGAATAA